The following are from one region of the Arcobacter defluvii genome:
- a CDS encoding AAA family ATPase, with the protein MKIELKELIDALNYRTKNYLEKAAQRTIERMGNEIIVEDLFYAMLLEEESLLFKIIDQYNLNLKEFQNIIENSSKLSITESTNPVFSNMLIQLLEDSYFYSIFNFSSKDITENSLVLSFFENIYKYSKTKYFTIFKDVNYDELKKLILTEKDTLDKKATQSKSTREKTSLLEQYTVNLTNLAKEEKLDSVLCREDEISQVIDILLRRRKNNPILVGEAGVGKTAVAEGLAIKIIKKQVPKELYYAEILSLDMGILQAGASVKGEFEKRLQGIIKEIQSSSKFIILFIDEAHTLIGSGNSEGSSDAANLLKPALSRGELRTLAATTWLEYRKYFEKDAALSRRFQKVNIFEPSVEETTTILRGLSKKYEESHNVYIEDEALFSASFLSARYINGRQLPDKAIDVLDTACTNVKIMRTNLPKDLQVIEVQLEEKNRELESLSRDNDNSIKDYKKEIKKLELEIKNLKNKYKKIEEQKTDSSPNVTKEDIAKVVSSWTGIPLGNMIQEQMKNILNLSENLKKRVIGQEKSVEFLSKFLQVSIAGLKKENSPNGVFLLVGPSGVGKTETARSVAELLYGSERFLTVINMTEFQEKHAISRLIGSPPGYVGYSEGGQLTDFVRIRPYSVVLLDEIEKAHPDILNLFYQIFDRGEVSDSEGRIIDFKNTIIFLTSNLATEIITELCLTKTEYSLDEINEYITPTLSNYLKPALLGRMNVVPFLNLKEEALKQIVELKFSSIKKQLHKRDISLKIEDSLLNHIVSISNTIDTGARNIDYIINMNVLPKISNYIINASLNKTKIKYIDVSLDNNLNIIIK; encoded by the coding sequence ATGAAAATTGAATTAAAAGAATTAATTGATGCATTAAATTATAGAACAAAAAATTATTTAGAAAAAGCAGCACAAAGAACAATCGAAAGAATGGGAAATGAAATTATTGTTGAAGATTTATTTTATGCAATGCTTTTAGAAGAGGAGAGTTTACTTTTTAAAATAATAGATCAATATAATTTAAATTTAAAAGAATTTCAGAATATTATAGAAAATAGTTCTAAATTATCAATAACAGAAAGTACAAATCCAGTATTTTCCAACATGTTAATACAACTTCTTGAAGATTCTTATTTTTATTCAATTTTTAATTTTTCATCTAAAGATATTACAGAAAATTCTCTAGTATTATCATTTTTTGAGAATATTTATAAATATTCTAAAACAAAATATTTTACTATCTTCAAAGATGTCAATTATGATGAATTAAAAAAATTAATCCTAACAGAAAAAGATACTTTAGATAAAAAAGCTACTCAAAGTAAAAGCACTAGAGAAAAAACATCTTTATTAGAACAATATACTGTAAATCTTACAAATTTAGCAAAAGAAGAAAAGTTAGATTCAGTTTTATGTAGAGAGGATGAAATAAGTCAAGTTATAGATATTTTATTAAGAAGAAGAAAAAATAATCCAATTTTAGTAGGTGAAGCTGGGGTAGGAAAAACAGCAGTAGCTGAAGGTTTAGCAATAAAAATAATAAAAAAACAAGTACCTAAAGAGTTATATTATGCAGAAATATTATCTTTAGATATGGGTATCTTACAAGCAGGTGCTAGTGTTAAAGGTGAATTTGAAAAACGACTTCAAGGTATTATAAAAGAAATTCAATCAAGTAGTAAGTTTATTATTTTATTTATTGACGAAGCCCATACTTTGATTGGCTCTGGTAATAGTGAAGGCAGTTCAGATGCTGCGAATCTTTTAAAACCTGCTTTATCAAGGGGAGAACTAAGAACTTTAGCTGCAACTACTTGGCTTGAATATAGAAAATATTTTGAAAAAGATGCTGCACTTTCAAGAAGATTCCAAAAAGTAAATATCTTTGAACCATCAGTTGAAGAAACAACGACAATATTAAGAGGATTATCAAAAAAATATGAAGAATCACATAATGTGTATATTGAAGATGAAGCTTTATTTAGTGCTTCATTTTTATCTGCAAGATATATAAATGGTAGGCAATTGCCAGATAAAGCAATAGATGTTTTAGATACAGCTTGTACAAATGTAAAGATTATGAGAACAAATCTTCCTAAAGATTTACAAGTTATAGAAGTTCAACTTGAAGAAAAAAATAGAGAGTTAGAAAGTTTATCAAGAGATAATGATAATAGTATAAAAGATTATAAAAAAGAAATTAAAAAATTAGAACTTGAAATCAAAAATCTAAAAAACAAATATAAAAAAATAGAAGAACAAAAAACTGATTCTTCTCCAAATGTTACAAAAGAAGATATTGCAAAAGTAGTTTCATCTTGGACAGGAATTCCTTTAGGGAATATGATTCAAGAGCAGATGAAAAATATTTTAAATTTATCAGAAAATTTAAAAAAAAGAGTTATAGGACAAGAAAAATCAGTTGAATTTTTAAGTAAATTCCTACAAGTCTCAATTGCTGGTTTAAAAAAAGAAAATTCTCCTAATGGAGTTTTCCTTCTTGTTGGACCAAGTGGTGTAGGAAAAACAGAAACAGCAAGATCTGTAGCAGAATTATTATATGGAAGTGAAAGATTTCTAACTGTAATTAATATGACAGAATTTCAAGAAAAACACGCAATTTCAAGATTAATTGGTTCTCCTCCTGGATATGTTGGGTATTCTGAAGGAGGGCAATTAACAGATTTTGTAAGGATAAGACCATATAGTGTTGTTTTATTGGATGAAATAGAAAAAGCACATCCTGATATTTTAAATTTATTTTATCAAATTTTTGATAGAGGTGAAGTATCCGATTCAGAAGGACGAATTATAGATTTCAAAAATACAATAATTTTTTTGACTTCAAATTTAGCTACAGAAATAATTACAGAATTATGTCTAACTAAAACAGAATATTCATTGGATGAAATAAATGAGTATATTACTCCAACTTTAAGTAATTATTTAAAACCAGCATTATTAGGAAGAATGAATGTTGTTCCATTTTTAAATTTAAAAGAAGAAGCTTTAAAACAAATAGTTGAATTAAAATTTAGTAGTATAAAAAAACAATTACATAAACGAGATATTAGTTTAAAAATAGAAGATTCTTTATTAAATCATATTGTTTCCATATCAAATACTATAGATACGGGTGCAAGAAATATAGATTATATAATTAATATGAATGTATTACCAAAAATATCAAATTATATTATTAATGCAAGTTTAAATAAAACTAAAATCAAATATATAGATGTTTCTTTAGATAATAATTTAAATATAATAATAAAATGA
- the tssG gene encoding type VI secretion system baseplate subunit TssG, which yields MTLEEINKRINKDITKMDLPQSIRAIIVYLKMYHPNEIEENLYKKIIFKSNHSLSFPKSEVNYVNFIDLQNGVEVEVTLNFLSIFGSSSPLPTHYSEMVLSSFDSDKILYDFLNLFNHHLQKFIYPIWEKHRYYVQYKQDLSDRFSKYILSFLGLYTNTENSLLNFSKLIPFLGILMMKNKSSSTLETILKHYLNHENIEIIQCIKEKYIIPSFQNSLLGFNNSSLGQDFLIGEYVISRNNKFRIVLKDVDYEDLLKYSILGEKSKELDELIFFCIRDLFSYELVLNIKKENKKKFILSNNNNYLGINLWLGNSSVDEDILVIKKEKYEN from the coding sequence ATGACTTTAGAAGAAATAAATAAAAGAATAAATAAAGATATAACTAAGATGGATTTACCTCAATCAATACGCGCAATAATTGTATATTTAAAGATGTATCATCCTAATGAAATTGAAGAAAATTTATATAAAAAAATTATATTTAAATCAAATCATAGTTTAAGTTTTCCAAAATCAGAAGTTAATTATGTAAATTTTATTGATTTACAAAACGGTGTGGAAGTAGAAGTTACGTTAAATTTTTTGAGTATTTTTGGCTCATCATCACCACTTCCTACTCATTATAGTGAAATGGTTTTATCAAGTTTTGATAGTGATAAAATTTTATATGATTTTTTAAATTTATTTAATCATCATCTACAAAAATTTATTTATCCAATATGGGAAAAACATAGATATTATGTTCAATATAAACAAGATTTAAGTGACAGATTTTCTAAATATATTTTGTCTTTTTTAGGTTTATATACAAATACAGAAAATAGTTTATTGAATTTTTCAAAACTTATTCCTTTTCTTGGTATATTGATGATGAAAAATAAATCATCTTCAACCTTAGAAACAATTTTAAAACATTATTTAAATCATGAAAATATAGAGATTATTCAATGTATAAAAGAAAAATATATTATACCTTCTTTTCAAAATAGTTTACTTGGTTTTAATAATTCATCTCTTGGTCAAGATTTTTTAATTGGAGAGTATGTAATAAGTAGAAATAACAAATTTAGAATAGTATTAAAAGATGTTGATTATGAAGACTTACTTAAATATAGTATTTTAGGTGAAAAAAGTAAAGAACTTGATGAACTTATATTTTTTTGTATACGAGATTTATTTAGCTATGAATTAGTTTTAAATATAAAAAAAGAGAATAAAAAAAAATTTATTTTATCGAATAATAACAATTATCTAGGAATAAACCTTTGGTTAGGGAACTCAAGTGTCGATGAAGATATATTAGTAATAAAAAAGGAGAAATATGAAAATTGA
- the tssF gene encoding type VI secretion system baseplate subunit TssF encodes MFNEYYKNELIALRQDGVNFSKKNPGLSFFLSKEGQDPDVERLLEGFAFLTGRLKQQLDQELPELSNTLVQLLWPNYARVVPSYSVIKYDAVKNGRENIVINKGTEVLSKLKPDTIQCKFKTVYETTIMPFELEKVNYSNFGQKSSLNLSFKTTNSSTLKDIKFESLRIFLNGSEFLSQDLYLFLMNYVENIEVILKNTENENISKIKIDKNSIKPVGFDSTEYMLPYSANIFEGYILLQEYFCFKDKFLFVDIRNLNLIEKINSDLLFQSNSFEVKIDLKKTFSFSDTLTKDNFLLYSTPIINLFNSDATPIRKTSTQEEYLVLTSEINREFSEIFQIEKVRGWSDKNKNYQDFLPFEYFAHSNDDNEHYSIKTKLSLDGTQTNIYVRFSNFSKDNLLSNMNSTISIKTLSTNKNLPSSLMTGDICVSSYSNAKDETPFKNITIPTRSYPAPIKGDFFWKIISNLSLNYLSLKDIKTLQKILEAYDFISIYDKKQKEKTKRILEGLIDIKFETMEFINQGLPIKGIHIKLKLDKNKFSSLGEAYIFSSVLNKFFALYNNINSFHKLSVDVINEDSFEWPIKMGNQYLI; translated from the coding sequence ATGTTTAATGAATATTATAAAAATGAATTAATAGCTTTACGACAAGATGGTGTAAATTTTTCTAAAAAAAATCCTGGATTATCATTTTTTTTGTCAAAAGAGGGACAAGATCCAGATGTTGAAAGATTACTAGAAGGATTTGCTTTCTTAACAGGACGATTAAAACAGCAATTAGATCAAGAATTACCTGAGCTATCAAATACTTTAGTACAACTTCTTTGGCCAAATTATGCTAGGGTTGTTCCATCATATAGTGTTATTAAATATGATGCAGTTAAAAATGGAAGAGAAAATATTGTAATAAATAAAGGAACAGAAGTTTTAAGTAAATTAAAACCAGATACTATTCAATGTAAATTTAAAACAGTTTATGAAACAACTATTATGCCATTTGAATTAGAAAAAGTTAATTATTCAAATTTTGGTCAAAAAAGTTCTTTAAATTTATCATTTAAAACAACAAATTCTTCAACATTAAAAGATATTAAGTTTGAAAGTTTAAGAATTTTTTTAAATGGTTCAGAATTTTTATCTCAAGATTTATATCTTTTTTTAATGAATTATGTAGAAAATATAGAAGTTATTTTAAAGAATACAGAAAATGAGAATATATCAAAAATCAAAATTGATAAAAATTCTATAAAACCAGTTGGTTTTGATTCAACTGAATATATGTTACCTTATTCGGCAAATATTTTTGAAGGATATATATTATTACAAGAATATTTTTGCTTTAAAGATAAATTTTTATTTGTTGATATTCGTAATTTAAACTTGATTGAAAAAATAAATAGTGATTTGTTATTTCAGTCTAATAGTTTTGAAGTAAAGATTGATTTAAAAAAAACTTTTTCATTTTCTGATACTTTAACAAAGGACAATTTTCTTCTTTATTCTACTCCTATAATAAATCTTTTTAATTCAGATGCTACTCCAATAAGAAAGACTTCAACACAAGAAGAATACTTAGTTTTAACTTCTGAAATAAATAGGGAATTTAGTGAAATTTTTCAAATAGAAAAAGTTAGAGGTTGGTCTGATAAAAATAAAAATTATCAAGATTTTTTACCTTTTGAATATTTTGCACATTCAAATGATGATAATGAACATTATTCTATAAAAACTAAACTATCTTTAGATGGAACTCAAACAAATATATATGTTAGATTTTCGAATTTCTCAAAGGATAATTTATTATCTAATATGAATTCTACAATATCAATAAAAACTTTATCTACAAATAAAAATTTACCATCTTCATTAATGACAGGTGATATTTGTGTTTCGAGTTATTCTAATGCTAAGGATGAGACTCCTTTTAAAAATATAACTATCCCAACAAGAAGTTATCCTGCTCCTATAAAAGGAGATTTTTTTTGGAAAATTATTTCAAATTTATCATTAAATTATTTATCTTTAAAAGATATAAAAACTTTGCAAAAGATTTTAGAAGCTTATGATTTTATATCTATTTATGACAAAAAACAGAAAGAAAAAACAAAAAGAATATTAGAAGGATTAATAGATATAAAATTTGAAACAATGGAGTTTATTAATCAAGGATTACCAATAAAAGGTATTCATATAAAATTAAAATTAGATAAAAATAAATTTTCATCTCTTGGTGAAGCATATATATTTTCTTCAGTATTGAATAAATTTTTTGCTTTATATAATAATATAAACTCTTTTCATAAATTAAGTGTAGATGTAATTAATGAAGATTCATTTGAATGGCCTATAAAAATGGGTAATCAGTATTTAATATAA
- the tssE gene encoding type VI secretion system baseplate subunit TssE, giving the protein MYKGSLFERLTHKKFNYSNDVEVLYSSISNNLSKIFSTNAGSSETVLDYGKPDLNNINLSLKESIEKIEINCEDCIKKYEPRLLKTKVNILRESLKMNKMEILIEGYLIVNGNAKLSYFKTNLLNVEKVKFYKDI; this is encoded by the coding sequence ATGTATAAAGGTAGTTTATTTGAAAGATTAACTCATAAAAAGTTTAATTATTCTAATGATGTAGAAGTATTATATTCTTCTATATCAAATAATTTATCAAAAATATTCTCTACAAATGCAGGAAGTTCTGAAACAGTTTTAGATTATGGAAAACCTGATTTAAACAATATAAATTTAAGTTTAAAAGAATCTATAGAAAAAATAGAAATTAATTGTGAAGATTGTATTAAAAAATATGAACCGAGATTGTTAAAAACAAAAGTTAATATTTTAAGAGAGTCTTTAAAGATGAATAAAATGGAAATACTAATAGAAGGTTACCTAATTGTAAATGGAAATGCAAAGTTGTCTTATTTTAAAACAAATTTGTTAAATGTAGAAAAAGTAAAATTTTATAAAGATATATAA
- the tssC gene encoding type VI secretion system contractile sheath large subunit translates to MLTKEQIENSQIRENNSLLDDIVSHTKLNKNDDSYNVVKNGVEALIQELINTDDSEERVNKSVIDKMIAELDSKISTQMDEIIHNKNFQELESRWRGLYLLIERTDFRQNILMEILNVSKEELMEDFEDCLDITQSGLYKHIYTSGYGQHGGQPVGTIVADYELSPSNYDIKFLNKVSSIAAMSHAPFIAAAGPKFFGLDSFEGLPDLKDLEDIINSPQFTAWRGFRQNEDSKYVGLTLPRFLLRAPYDPEDNPILNFSYKEDVSASHENYLWGNTVYAFASRLTESFASYRWCTNIIGPTSGGEVKNLPVHTFESMGDIEMKIPTEVLISDRREYELSEQGFIPLVMRKGNNSATFFAASSVQIPKIFPDTEEGQIAQLNYKLGTQLPYLFAITRMSHYIKVLQREYIGSFRERADLERELNKWAKQYIANQENPSSEIRSKRPFKNMLIEVSDIVGDPGWYKVRIALRPHFKYMGANFELSLVGKLEKE, encoded by the coding sequence ATGTTAACAAAAGAACAAATTGAAAATAGCCAAATAAGAGAAAATAATAGTTTATTAGATGATATCGTTTCTCATACAAAACTTAATAAAAATGATGATAGCTATAATGTTGTTAAAAATGGTGTTGAAGCATTAATTCAAGAATTAATTAATACAGATGACTCAGAAGAAAGAGTGAATAAATCAGTAATTGATAAAATGATAGCTGAATTAGATAGCAAAATTTCTACTCAAATGGATGAGATTATACATAATAAAAATTTTCAAGAATTAGAATCAAGATGGAGAGGATTATATCTTTTAATTGAGAGAACAGATTTCCGACAGAATATTCTAATGGAAATTTTGAATGTATCTAAAGAAGAGTTAATGGAAGATTTTGAAGATTGTTTAGATATTACTCAATCTGGACTATATAAACATATTTATACAAGTGGTTATGGTCAACATGGAGGACAACCTGTTGGAACAATTGTAGCAGATTATGAATTATCTCCATCTAATTATGATATAAAATTTTTGAATAAAGTATCTTCAATTGCAGCAATGTCTCACGCACCATTCATTGCAGCTGCTGGTCCTAAATTTTTTGGATTGGACAGTTTTGAGGGATTACCTGATTTAAAAGATCTTGAAGATATTATAAATTCACCTCAATTTACTGCTTGGAGGGGATTTAGACAAAATGAAGATTCAAAATATGTAGGTTTAACTTTACCGAGATTCTTACTAAGAGCTCCATATGATCCAGAAGATAATCCAATTTTAAATTTTTCATATAAAGAAGATGTTTCTGCAAGTCATGAAAATTATTTATGGGGAAATACTGTTTATGCTTTTGCTAGTAGATTAACAGAAAGTTTTGCTAGTTATAGATGGTGTACAAATATTATTGGTCCAACTTCTGGAGGTGAAGTAAAAAATTTACCTGTTCATACTTTTGAAAGTATGGGGGATATTGAAATGAAAATTCCAACAGAAGTGTTAATATCTGATAGACGTGAATATGAATTATCAGAACAAGGATTTATTCCATTAGTAATGAGAAAAGGTAATAATTCAGCTACTTTTTTTGCTGCAAGCTCTGTTCAAATTCCAAAAATTTTCCCTGATACAGAAGAAGGTCAAATAGCACAATTAAATTATAAACTAGGTACGCAGTTACCTTATTTATTTGCAATTACAAGAATGTCTCATTATATTAAAGTTTTACAAAGAGAATATATTGGTTCATTTAGAGAAAGAGCTGATTTAGAAAGAGAATTAAATAAATGGGCAAAACAATATATTGCAAATCAAGAAAATCCAAGTTCTGAAATTAGAAGTAAAAGACCATTTAAAAATATGTTAATAGAAGTAAGTGATATTGTAGGTGATCCAGGTTGGTATAAAGTTAGAATTGCATTACGTCCTCATTTTAAGTATATGGGAGCTAATTTTGAATTATCTTTAGTAGGAAAGCTAGAGAAAGAATAA
- the tssB gene encoding type VI secretion system contractile sheath small subunit, with translation MKQSESPKERINVTYKHSVGEALEDIEIPYKMTILGEFNPSEERKSIEEKKTININKNNFNEVIKAQNLKLNFDVKNRLNNSNNDSIKIDLDIKHISDFSPEKIVEKVPELKKLMELRQSLIALKGPLGNVPAFRKAIESLVQDTNKREQLLSELNLITKDNN, from the coding sequence ATGAAGCAATCAGAATCACCAAAAGAAAGAATAAATGTTACTTATAAGCATTCAGTAGGAGAGGCTTTAGAAGATATTGAAATACCATATAAAATGACAATTTTAGGAGAATTTAATCCTTCAGAAGAAAGAAAATCAATTGAAGAGAAAAAAACAATTAATATCAATAAAAATAATTTTAATGAAGTAATAAAAGCTCAAAATTTAAAGTTAAATTTTGATGTAAAAAATAGATTGAATAATTCAAATAATGATTCAATAAAAATTGATTTAGATATAAAACATATTAGTGATTTTTCTCCTGAAAAAATTGTAGAAAAAGTACCTGAACTCAAAAAACTTATGGAACTTAGACAATCATTGATTGCATTAAAAGGTCCATTAGGAAATGTTCCTGCATTTAGAAAAGCAATAGAAAGTTTGGTTCAAGATACAAATAAAAGAGAACAATTATTATCTGAACTTAATTTAATAACTAAAGATAATAATTAA
- a CDS encoding type VI secretion system domain-containing protein, with translation MNITALRITRFLSWLEVDGLPLSEGSKTSIYPPQKDELLAIEELYSKKNFQEASILIEEIIEVSPFWITGHYYIYNILIENKSYEYAEEIKNNLLSFIKTNQELLNLNFIDGSPFCNNESKIWIENELNSKEIILEKEETKEEDFLVLVNEYASRGKIKEAMKFFEKKVFASSNEEEKFNLIIEYVKFAIKFDKKEIALVLLEELEIKINIFNLTQWNPRLSAKVYHLILSNFTNIDFEPLKFENMYKVFCKLDIEKALEIKL, from the coding sequence AACTTCTATTTATCCTCCACAAAAAGATGAATTATTAGCTATAGAAGAGTTATATTCCAAAAAAAACTTTCAAGAAGCTAGTATTTTAATTGAAGAGATTATAGAAGTATCTCCTTTTTGGATAACAGGACATTACTACATATATAATATTTTAATAGAGAATAAATCTTATGAATATGCTGAAGAGATTAAAAATAATTTGTTATCTTTCATAAAAACAAATCAAGAACTTTTAAATCTAAATTTTATTGATGGGAGTCCATTTTGTAATAATGAATCAAAAATATGGATAGAAAACGAACTTAATAGTAAAGAGATAATTTTAGAAAAAGAAGAAACTAAAGAAGAAGATTTTTTAGTATTGGTGAATGAATATGCATCAAGAGGAAAAATAAAAGAAGCAATGAAGTTTTTTGAAAAAAAAGTTTTTGCTTCATCGAATGAAGAAGAAAAATTTAACTTAATAATTGAATATGTGAAATTCGCAATAAAATTTGATAAAAAGGAGATAGCATTAGTTTTACTTGAAGAATTGGAAATAAAAATAAATATTTTTAATCTAACACAATGGAATCCAAGATTATCTGCAAAGGTATATCACTTAATATTAAGTAATTTTACAAACATAGATTTTGAACCATTAAAATTTGAAAATATGTATAAAGTATTTTGTAAACTTGATATAGAAAAAGCATTAGAAATTAAATTATAG